Proteins encoded by one window of Filimonas effusa:
- the msrB gene encoding peptide-methionine (R)-S-oxide reductase MsrB yields MKKLLSLLLLANCLMQSCHAQSNNNQKGTMDSANKKSQVYSRTDTGKVVLSNDEWRKILSPEVYEIARNKGTERPFTSKFETSKDIGTYYCAACGNPLFKSDTKFESGCGWPSFYEPISKASVIYTPDHSHGMERTEVTCGRCKAHLGHVFNDGPPPTGLRYCINGVVLDFEKAQAAADDYNKKH; encoded by the coding sequence ATGAAGAAACTATTAAGCCTCCTCCTGCTGGCAAACTGTTTGATGCAGAGTTGTCACGCACAAAGCAACAACAATCAAAAAGGAACTATGGACAGCGCAAATAAAAAATCGCAGGTCTACTCCCGTACCGATACCGGAAAAGTAGTACTGAGCAATGATGAGTGGAGAAAGATCCTTTCCCCCGAAGTGTATGAAATAGCCCGCAATAAAGGCACCGAACGGCCCTTTACCAGTAAGTTCGAAACCTCTAAGGATATAGGTACCTACTACTGCGCAGCCTGCGGCAACCCGCTTTTTAAAAGCGACACCAAATTCGAAAGCGGCTGCGGTTGGCCCAGCTTCTACGAACCCATCTCCAAAGCATCTGTGATCTATACCCCCGATCACAGCCACGGCATGGAACGTACCGAAGTTACCTGCGGCAGATGTAAAGCTCACCTCGGCCACGTCTTTAACGACGGCCCGCCACCAACAGGTCTTCGCTACTGCATCAACGGCGTAGTCCTCGACTTCGAAAAAGCCCAGGCCGCCGCCGATGATTACAACAAAAAACACTAG
- a CDS encoding adenylate kinase — translation MFNLILFGPPGSGKGTQSEKLIAKYGLKHLSTGDLLRSEIAQQTKLGLEAKSFIDKGELVPDAVVIGMIKSALEANSSAKGFLFDGFPRTQAQAVALDELLAEYQAEINVVLALEVTEEELVKRLLNRGLTSGRTDDADETVVRARIVEYHKKTSVVADHYRKFDKVVTIAGEGSVDTIFGALSAEIDKKLG, via the coding sequence ATGTTTAATCTGATCTTATTTGGTCCTCCGGGAAGTGGGAAAGGTACCCAAAGTGAAAAACTGATTGCTAAATACGGCCTGAAGCATTTAAGTACAGGCGATCTTCTGAGAAGTGAAATAGCCCAGCAAACGAAGTTGGGTTTAGAAGCCAAAAGCTTTATCGACAAAGGAGAGTTAGTTCCTGATGCTGTAGTTATAGGCATGATAAAGAGTGCGCTTGAGGCGAACAGTTCCGCCAAAGGCTTTTTATTTGATGGTTTTCCGCGAACGCAGGCCCAGGCAGTAGCATTAGATGAGCTGCTGGCAGAATATCAGGCAGAGATAAACGTAGTGCTGGCGCTTGAGGTAACCGAGGAGGAGCTGGTAAAACGTTTGCTGAACCGTGGTTTAACAAGCGGCCGTACCGATGATGCTGATGAAACTGTGGTACGTGCGCGTATCGTAGAATATCATAAGAAGACCTCTGTTGTAGCCGATCATTACCGCAAATTTGACAAAGTGGTAACAATAGCGGGCGAAGGCAGTGTAGACACGATCTTTGGAGCGTTGAGCGCTGAGATCGACAAGAAATTAGGTTAG
- a CDS encoding lipase family protein has protein sequence MHAGWLIGLAYLSPFIDKKVDSLLAAGTRSFIVTGHSQGGALAFLTTSYLHYKFGKRYPDLQLTAYCSAAPKPGNLYYAYDFDYITRGGHGFRIVNTADWVPETPVSVQTIGDMKYPNPLADAKTTIRKQKFLVRLVLNSMYGKMNRRSLKTMKTYRKYLGHTLFKRVTAVQPQLREPSFVYSSHYITAGAPIILPADSKYYEQFVFDGKNVFVHHSLQAYLYLLNRYSR, from the coding sequence GTGCATGCGGGCTGGCTGATAGGGCTAGCTTACCTCTCCCCTTTCATCGATAAAAAAGTTGACTCCTTACTGGCGGCGGGCACCCGTTCTTTTATCGTTACGGGTCATAGCCAGGGCGGCGCATTGGCCTTTCTGACCACATCTTACCTGCATTATAAGTTTGGCAAGCGTTATCCTGACCTTCAGCTAACGGCTTATTGCAGTGCGGCGCCCAAGCCGGGTAACCTGTATTATGCTTATGACTTTGACTATATCACACGTGGCGGGCATGGTTTCAGAATTGTAAATACAGCAGATTGGGTACCGGAGACGCCGGTATCGGTACAGACCATCGGGGATATGAAATATCCCAATCCGCTGGCTGATGCCAAGACGACCATACGCAAGCAGAAATTCCTGGTAAGGCTGGTGTTGAACAGTATGTATGGCAAAATGAACCGGCGGTCGCTCAAGACCATGAAGACTTACAGGAAGTACCTGGGGCATACTTTGTTCAAACGCGTGACTGCCGTGCAGCCACAGCTCCGGGAGCCTTCGTTTGTGTATAGCAGCCATTATATAACGGCCGGGGCGCCTATAATTTTACCTGCAGACAGCAAGTATTATGAGCAGTTTGTTTTTGACGGGAAGAATGTGTTTGTGCATCATAGTTTGCAGGCGTATTTGTATTTGCTGAACAGGTATTCGCGTTAA